Proteins from one Listeria weihenstephanensis genomic window:
- a CDS encoding polysaccharide biosynthesis protein, with protein MKNILSARKKILIIGAGELGMNVLASFIRDYPEEYTLTGFLDDDKTKWNAVFHGYPVLGGLEALGDMISRLNIQMVVIAISDIDASKREAIIQTGLAKQILVKSIPGIRELITQNDSFKALEEVTMQELLGRSQVKLDEALLVSQIKGKTVLVTGAGGSIGSELCKQLLKLKPKKLIALGHGENSIYQLLMDLESDRIEPVIADIQDLDELRDVFSKYEPDIVYHAAAHKHVPLMERSLRSAFKNNFIGTKNVADMAEAFQVETCVMVSTDKAVKPVNNMGRTKRLAEMYIQTMAERATTCNFSVVRFGNVLGSRGSVIPLFKKQIKAGGPVTVTHCEMTRYFMTIPEAASLVLQAGSLATSGDVYVLDMGESVRIIDLAQNLIALSGYSVQDIAIVESGIRPGEKLHEELLDADEIYQEQISEKIHVGKTVPFDVKELIRLSEEYRQLSESELFDAICGLTSKQVQRA; from the coding sequence ATGAAAAACATTCTTAGCGCACGAAAAAAAATCCTGATTATTGGCGCGGGTGAACTAGGTATGAACGTTCTCGCTTCTTTTATCAGAGATTATCCAGAAGAATACACACTTACCGGTTTTTTGGACGATGATAAAACGAAATGGAACGCGGTGTTTCATGGCTATCCTGTTTTAGGAGGATTAGAAGCATTAGGCGATATGATCTCAAGATTGAATATTCAGATGGTTGTTATCGCGATTTCTGATATAGATGCGAGTAAACGTGAGGCAATCATTCAAACGGGCTTAGCTAAACAGATCTTGGTGAAATCGATTCCGGGTATTCGCGAATTAATCACGCAAAACGATTCTTTTAAAGCGTTGGAAGAGGTTACGATGCAAGAATTGTTGGGACGCTCGCAGGTAAAACTAGATGAAGCTCTCCTCGTATCGCAAATCAAAGGGAAAACGGTGTTAGTGACAGGCGCAGGTGGTTCGATTGGATCGGAGCTCTGCAAACAATTATTGAAACTAAAGCCGAAAAAACTGATTGCATTAGGACACGGTGAAAATAGTATTTATCAACTATTAATGGACTTAGAAAGTGATCGAATTGAGCCGGTTATTGCGGATATTCAAGACTTAGATGAACTACGTGATGTTTTCTCTAAATATGAGCCAGATATTGTCTATCATGCAGCCGCACACAAACATGTACCGCTTATGGAACGTTCACTCAGAAGCGCGTTTAAAAATAATTTCATTGGAACTAAAAACGTGGCGGATATGGCGGAAGCTTTTCAAGTGGAGACATGTGTGATGGTATCTACGGATAAAGCTGTGAAGCCTGTGAATAACATGGGACGCACGAAACGGTTAGCAGAAATGTATATTCAAACGATGGCGGAACGAGCAACTACTTGTAATTTCTCAGTCGTGCGGTTTGGGAATGTGTTGGGTAGTCGTGGCAGTGTGATACCACTTTTCAAGAAGCAGATTAAGGCTGGTGGTCCAGTGACGGTGACGCATTGTGAGATGACACGCTATTTTATGACAATTCCAGAAGCGGCGTCACTTGTGCTGCAGGCAGGTTCACTTGCAACTAGCGGAGATGTCTATGTTTTGGACATGGGAGAATCCGTGAGAATTATCGATTTAGCACAGAATCTGATTGCACTTTCTGGTTATTCGGTACAAGATATTGCGATTGTGGAGTCGGGGATCAGGCCTGGTGAGAAGTTACATGAGGAGTTACTAGATGCGGACGAGATATATCAAGAACAAATATCGGAGAAGATTCATGTGGGAAAAACGGTCCCATTTGATGTGAAAGAACTGATTCGTTTATCAGAGGAGTATCGACAACTTAGTGAAAGCGAGTTATTTGATGCGATATGTGGATTAACGAGTAAACAAGTACAGAGAGCATGA
- the cbpA gene encoding cyclic di-AMP binding protein CbpA, with amino-acid sequence MLIKNLCIPKVNLTTITENATLKETLDILEEAGYRCVPVLDNKGEKFIGNIYKMHIYRHAANGGSLSDNVTSLIKNQTKHIGINSSFFEVFFTIKELPYIAVLNEQGDFYGILTHGKLLGVLQDAWNIDSGSYVLTIATGEVPGSLTKITKIIDKHTTIASLITMDSQAEDYIRRVLVTLPAGITETEKDTIVNALERKGLRVIEVEHLKIQK; translated from the coding sequence ATGTTAATTAAAAACCTCTGTATCCCAAAAGTGAATTTAACAACTATCACTGAAAACGCAACACTCAAAGAAACGCTAGATATTTTAGAAGAAGCTGGCTACCGTTGTGTTCCCGTACTCGATAACAAAGGCGAGAAATTCATCGGCAACATTTATAAAATGCATATTTACCGTCATGCTGCAAACGGAGGCAGTTTATCTGATAACGTGACGAGCCTCATCAAGAACCAAACCAAGCATATCGGTATCAATTCCTCATTTTTCGAAGTTTTCTTCACCATTAAAGAACTACCTTACATCGCGGTTCTCAACGAACAAGGCGATTTCTACGGTATTTTAACACACGGTAAACTACTCGGTGTGCTCCAAGACGCGTGGAACATTGATTCAGGAAGCTACGTTTTAACAATCGCAACCGGCGAAGTTCCAGGATCCCTTACAAAAATCACGAAAATCATCGATAAACATACAACGATCGCTAGTTTGATCACGATGGACTCACAAGCCGAGGACTACATTCGTCGCGTTCTTGTGACATTACCCGCTGGCATTACAGAAACCGAGAAAGACACCATTGTGAACGCCTTAGAACGCAAAGGCCTGCGTGTTATTGAAGTAGAGCATTTAAAGATTCAAAAATAA
- a CDS encoding toxin Cry1Ac domain D-VI-related protein — protein MSKKSKVLNKSLKLFLASAMVLTSISTLPVSSLATEGTTNPSVDAVGVYVSDWATFKSELQNTTTTDIYLQADLKMEGADFSIAIDEKNIHGEGYSLDMNTRNIRVTKANAKTSINNITIKNSGTNGFLWSTIAGTHTINNATGEGNRAFARLEAGSIVFQGTNNITQLSGNNNYNVWAKNIAIESGAVVNIDGGGYARDRGALHTTGGSVLTVATDAKLDVNSTTGQAIRLDGVNFTNNGFVKATSSRDAIATYNTSTTTINSGATLDVKSTATDVQGAMFYNSSLFVKSGATLIAVSQGTSSTLTTGKELVIEDGANFSITNTRNGALGSEAAATTMVINSTIGVSTWERGKTTLEEPTFSYQGPLEAKFTLSGYAGPKQTNLVTNNADITKNFDTSKVGRIEGGYFVKDPKQIEAEDKARVAVNNLFASQNPANNAKAGLTQAEIDAAQLLVDEVTDPKTKAALQADIDKAQQQVDALIAAEKAAIEKAAQDKARAAVNDLFTGKNPAGDAKTGLTQAEIDAAQALVDKVTDPTVKAALQADLNKAQDQLDSANAAELATQNAAREAVNKLFTNQDPTGDAKTGLTQAEIDAAQALIDKVTDPAKKAALQADLNKAQDQLDAANAAELAAQNAAREAVNNLFANQNPTGDAKTGLTQAEIDAAQALIDAVTDPAKKAALQADLNKAQDQLDAANAAELAAQNAAQEAVNNLFANQDPTGDAKTGLTQAEIDAAQALIDKVTDPAKKAELQASLDKAQAQLDADKAAQDKAREAVNNLFANQNPTGDLKTGLTQAEIDAAQALIDQVTDPAKKAELQADLDKAQAKLDADKSAEQAAQDKARAAVNALFANQDPTGDAKTGLTQAEIDAAQALVDKVTDPTVKAALQADLNKAQDQLDAVKAAEQAAQDKARAAVNALFAYQNPAGDTKIGLTQAEIDAAQALIDQVTDPAVKAALQADLDKAQTQLNANLVAPNAPTVNSVTAVDTKVTGKGQAGMTVVVKLADGTEKTGVVNANGDFSIVIPAQAADSNIAVTLKNAYSVASEATTVTVVGLPQPVINPMTISDVTVTGTIDVSQFPASKVKLIINGAPKTILTVGADGSFSYYTGNLAAGTTIEVQYVGPNGSYLTDSKYVGTTVVTEESVALVLNEMTASDMYITGTTLADHRVRVSINGVLKATVTADAAGNFSYLSSYLVKGDVVKAEVLLGANVAKTVSITVADAVATELVVNEMTIADNKVTGTATPNAKLRISINGAAKAVVTADATGNYTYTTGTLVSGTEVKVEMRNSLTGAYDTSKSVVVSGEIPGLLLTLNDLKAPEGLVSGEATAGYTVRISVNGVVKANTVATVDGKYSYNVGVLTGGDVVKVDVRVGTQYLLATEKIVKAEFSLNPILDTDRTITGKAPAGKTVRISINGVPKSVTVADAAGNYTYLIGLVATGDVIKIELRNTETGKYEDFVERTVISAADAGQVTINALTSADTMVTGKTIPSGKLRISVDGKAKTVVTADAQGNYSYFISGVTVGQVIKVELKENSAYTSFAETTVTEAPAAE, from the coding sequence ATGTCAAAAAAATCAAAAGTGTTAAATAAGTCGTTAAAATTATTTTTAGCGAGTGCAATGGTGCTAACAAGTATTAGTACTTTGCCAGTTAGTTCACTAGCTACTGAGGGGACTACTAATCCAAGCGTGGATGCAGTAGGTGTCTACGTAAGTGACTGGGCTACGTTTAAGTCAGAGCTTCAGAACACAACAACAACAGATATTTATCTACAAGCAGATTTAAAAATGGAAGGCGCGGATTTTAGTATAGCAATTGATGAGAAAAACATTCATGGCGAAGGCTATTCTCTGGATATGAATACTAGAAATATTCGTGTGACAAAAGCAAATGCAAAAACATCAATAAATAATATCACAATCAAAAACAGTGGTACGAATGGTTTCCTATGGAGTACTATAGCTGGAACGCATACGATTAATAATGCGACTGGTGAAGGTAATAGAGCCTTTGCAAGACTAGAGGCTGGTTCTATTGTCTTTCAAGGTACAAACAACATTACGCAACTTAGTGGTAATAACAACTACAACGTGTGGGCAAAAAATATTGCTATCGAAAGTGGCGCAGTAGTAAATATCGATGGTGGTGGATATGCCAGAGATCGCGGTGCACTTCATACGACAGGTGGCAGTGTCTTAACTGTTGCGACGGACGCAAAACTAGATGTAAATTCTACTACAGGGCAAGCTATTAGATTGGATGGAGTTAATTTCACCAATAATGGTTTTGTTAAAGCAACATCATCTCGTGATGCTATTGCGACATATAATACAAGTACTACGACAATCAATTCAGGTGCTACTTTAGATGTTAAATCGACAGCTACTGATGTGCAAGGAGCGATGTTCTACAACAGTTCCCTTTTTGTGAAAAGTGGAGCGACACTGATTGCTGTCTCACAAGGAACTTCTTCTACTTTGACAACAGGTAAGGAGCTAGTTATTGAAGATGGTGCCAATTTCTCTATTACTAACACGAGAAATGGAGCGTTAGGTAGTGAAGCTGCTGCGACAACGATGGTCATCAATTCTACTATCGGGGTTAGCACATGGGAACGTGGAAAGACAACACTTGAAGAACCAACTTTTTCATATCAAGGACCTTTAGAAGCTAAGTTCACATTAAGTGGCTATGCAGGACCAAAACAAACGAATCTTGTTACGAACAATGCAGACATCACAAAAAACTTTGATACGAGTAAAGTTGGCCGTATTGAAGGTGGTTATTTTGTAAAGGATCCTAAGCAAATCGAAGCGGAAGATAAGGCACGTGTAGCAGTAAACAACTTGTTCGCTAGCCAAAATCCAGCAAACAATGCAAAAGCAGGATTAACACAAGCTGAAATTGATGCAGCACAACTTTTGGTGGATGAAGTAACTGATCCTAAAACAAAGGCGGCATTGCAAGCGGACATTGATAAGGCGCAACAACAAGTAGATGCACTCATAGCAGCAGAAAAAGCTGCTATCGAGAAAGCAGCACAAGATAAAGCGCGTGCAGCAGTCAATGATCTATTTACTGGGAAAAACCCAGCTGGCGATGCGAAAACAGGTTTGACACAAGCGGAAATCGACGCGGCACAAGCTTTAGTCGACAAAGTAACAGATCCAACAGTAAAAGCAGCATTACAAGCAGACTTAAATAAAGCACAAGACCAACTAGACTCAGCGAATGCAGCAGAATTAGCAACACAAAACGCAGCTCGCGAAGCAGTAAATAAATTGTTCACGAATCAAGATCCAACTGGTGATGCAAAAACAGGATTAACACAAGCAGAAATTGACGCGGCTCAAGCGTTGATCGACAAAGTAACAGATCCAGCGAAAAAAGCAGCATTGCAAGCAGACTTGAATAAAGCGCAAGACCAATTAGACGCAGCAAATGCAGCAGAATTAGCAGCACAAAATGCGGCGCGCGAAGCAGTAAATAATTTATTCGCGAATCAAAACCCAACTGGCGATGCAAAAACAGGATTAACACAAGCGGAAATCGATGCGGCACAAGCATTAATCGATGCAGTAACAGATCCAGCGAAAAAAGCAGCATTGCAAGCAGACTTAAATAAAGCACAAGACCAACTAGACGCAGCGAATGCAGCAGAATTAGCAGCACAAAACGCAGCACAAGAAGCAGTAAACAACTTGTTTGCGAACCAAGATCCAACTGGGGATGCAAAAACTGGTTTAACACAAGCGGAAATCGACGCAGCGCAAGCTTTAATCGACAAGGTAACAGATCCAGCGAAAAAAGCAGAACTACAAGCAAGCTTAGATAAAGCACAAGCACAACTAGATGCGGATAAGGCAGCACAAGATAAAGCACGTGAAGCAGTAAACAACTTATTTGCTAACCAAAATCCAACTGGTGATCTGAAAACAGGATTAACACAAGCGGAAATTGATGCAGCACAAGCTTTAATCGATCAAGTAACAGATCCAGCGAAAAAAGCAGAACTACAAGCAGATTTAGATAAAGCACAAGCGAAACTAGACGCAGACAAGTCAGCAGAGCAAGCGGCGCAAGATAAAGCACGTGCAGCAGTAAATGCACTATTTGCAAACCAAGATCCAACTGGCGATGCAAAAACTGGTTTAACACAAGCGGAAATCGACGCGGCACAAGCTTTAGTCGACAAAGTAACAGATCCAACAGTAAAAGCAGCATTACAAGCAGACTTAAATAAAGCACAAGACCAACTAGACGCAGTAAAAGCTGCAGAACAAGCAGCACAAGATAAAGCACGTGCGGCAGTAAACGCCCTATTTGCCTATCAAAACCCGGCTGGTGATACGAAAATCGGATTGACACAAGCGGAAATCGATGCGGCGCAAGCTTTAATCGATCAAGTAACAGATCCAGCAGTAAAAGCAGCATTACAAGCAGATCTAGATAAAGCACAAACACAATTAAATGCTAATTTAGTAGCTCCAAATGCACCAACAGTAAACAGCGTAACAGCAGTAGACACAAAAGTTACTGGTAAAGGTCAAGCTGGTATGACAGTTGTTGTCAAATTAGCAGACGGAACAGAGAAAACTGGTGTAGTGAATGCGAATGGCGATTTCTCTATCGTTATCCCTGCACAAGCAGCTGATTCCAACATTGCAGTAACACTTAAAAATGCTTATAGCGTAGCAAGTGAAGCAACTACAGTAACCGTTGTCGGTTTACCACAACCGGTAATTAATCCGATGACAATCTCTGACGTTACTGTTACAGGAACAATCGATGTGTCACAATTCCCAGCGTCTAAAGTGAAATTAATTATTAATGGCGCTCCTAAAACAATTTTGACAGTTGGAGCAGACGGTTCATTCTCCTACTACACAGGGAATTTAGCAGCTGGAACAACGATCGAAGTACAATATGTTGGACCAAACGGTTCTTATTTGACAGATAGTAAATATGTAGGAACAACTGTAGTTACAGAAGAATCAGTTGCCCTTGTTTTAAATGAAATGACAGCTTCAGATATGTATATTACTGGAACAACGCTAGCAGACCACCGTGTTCGTGTAAGTATTAACGGTGTATTGAAAGCAACAGTAACAGCAGATGCAGCAGGTAATTTTAGTTACCTAAGTAGCTATTTAGTGAAAGGTGACGTTGTAAAAGCAGAAGTACTTCTTGGTGCCAATGTTGCTAAAACAGTAAGTATCACAGTAGCAGATGCCGTAGCAACAGAATTAGTAGTCAATGAAATGACGATTGCTGATAACAAAGTAACAGGAACAGCAACACCAAATGCAAAATTACGTATTAGCATAAATGGTGCAGCAAAAGCAGTTGTAACAGCAGATGCAACAGGTAACTACACGTATACAACTGGCACGTTAGTATCTGGAACAGAAGTGAAAGTAGAGATGCGTAATTCCTTGACAGGAGCTTATGACACATCAAAATCAGTTGTTGTTTCTGGTGAAATACCAGGTCTTCTATTGACACTGAATGATTTAAAAGCACCAGAGGGCCTTGTTTCTGGGGAAGCTACAGCTGGTTATACCGTTCGTATTAGTGTGAATGGTGTAGTGAAAGCAAATACTGTCGCAACTGTTGATGGTAAGTATTCTTATAACGTAGGCGTTTTAACTGGCGGCGACGTGGTGAAAGTAGATGTACGTGTAGGTACACAATATCTACTTGCAACTGAAAAAATTGTCAAAGCAGAATTTTCATTGAACCCAATTTTAGATACAGATCGTACGATTACTGGGAAAGCACCAGCTGGTAAAACCGTTCGTATTAGTATCAATGGTGTTCCTAAATCTGTCACAGTAGCTGATGCAGCAGGTAATTACACATATCTTATCGGCCTTGTAGCAACAGGGGACGTTATTAAAATCGAGCTAAGAAATACAGAAACAGGTAAATATGAAGACTTCGTAGAAAGAACAGTCATCTCAGCGGCAGATGCTGGTCAAGTAACAATCAACGCGCTAACAAGTGCAGACACAATGGTTACTGGTAAAACAATACCATCTGGTAAGTTGAGAATTAGCGTTGATGGCAAAGCGAAAACAGTTGTCACAGCTGACGCCCAAGGAAACTACAGCTACTTCATAAGCGGAGTAACAGTAGGACAAGTCATCAAAGTAGAACTGAAAGAAAACAGTGCATATACCTCATTCGCTGAAACAACTGTTACAGAAGCTCCAGCGGCTGAATAA
- a CDS encoding cyclic nucleotide-binding domain-containing protein: MMQEFLTFLLDDTIMPIRNEILHLNKGDKIELEDTMSQSRYIFGVSDGIIAIHKDNTILDFAATDHFIGFHTDNESPMYGKVLSEVATVWKFNLQDIFAKISLTRNGFLLYNKHAMQIHDRLLKKLSILKLNNPNKLILSLRSLVSRFGEPSTDNEARRLPQCFTKKILSDYTGIKLSSLTHALNKLHDDGKIMYSRRVILVYI, from the coding sequence ATGATGCAAGAATTTTTAACATTTTTATTAGACGACACGATTATGCCAATTCGAAATGAAATTTTACATCTTAATAAAGGTGATAAAATCGAACTAGAGGATACAATGAGTCAATCTCGCTATATATTTGGGGTTTCTGACGGAATAATTGCTATACACAAAGACAATACTATCCTTGATTTTGCGGCTACTGATCACTTCATTGGATTCCACACAGATAACGAATCACCAATGTACGGAAAAGTATTATCGGAGGTGGCAACTGTTTGGAAGTTTAACTTACAAGATATCTTCGCAAAAATATCACTTACAAGAAATGGTTTTCTACTATATAATAAGCACGCTATGCAGATACATGATCGCCTACTGAAAAAATTAAGCATCTTAAAATTGAATAATCCTAACAAACTAATTTTATCCCTGCGCTCACTAGTATCACGATTTGGAGAGCCTTCTACAGATAACGAAGCTCGCAGACTCCCACAATGCTTTACGAAAAAAATATTATCTGATTATACAGGAATCAAATTATCTAGCCTCACGCACGCTTTAAATAAACTCCATGATGACGGTAAAATTATGTACAGCAGACGAGTAATTCTTGTTTACATTTAA
- a CDS encoding helix-turn-helix domain-containing protein, whose translation MEKILTKSDYRQLRLLSLLFFKNEVVAKNDAAEYLEISNLTLNKDITAINSFFSADVLKIQTYKRKWIFLSRNNQTNFALITATMIYTSQAYRIALSTLNQDEETPVSLANKEFISKSLAYNKLEELDNLLAENRLILNKTPIEILGNELSIRFFYFHIFDRSYPRSGWPFPEISLDSIYTYIYKIERFMGINLSPIAKVDYAIAISVHLKRIQNDHPLNLTEKQLLYWQQIINFYEIEKMDFTDLETILSQEIMVNEKSIIFLSLFLCSFTYSKKEALDKILNYYKTFRPMRYKAAEVLAELSNVDEKDSKFLTATLLVFFGKYTFIGKTAYILEIEEHENNNKINRIDKQKIEQKLLEVSAYAGDLEFIRDNMKAILPYVHELLNIASWLSQEHEKLHVKVISKNGYMWEELLKYQIRQHFSEEYLIFSNNDNGLGDIDCDLIITDFPILEKTAVEILTWNSPPTDLDFEMLRKFIKL comes from the coding sequence ATGGAAAAAATATTAACTAAATCAGACTATAGACAACTACGTTTATTAAGTTTATTATTTTTTAAAAATGAGGTTGTCGCCAAAAATGATGCGGCAGAGTATCTCGAGATCAGCAATCTAACATTGAATAAAGATATTACTGCAATAAATAGCTTTTTCTCTGCGGATGTTCTAAAAATTCAAACTTATAAACGCAAATGGATTTTCCTATCGAGGAATAATCAGACAAACTTTGCCCTAATAACTGCAACTATGATTTATACCAGCCAGGCTTACCGAATTGCGCTATCCACGCTAAATCAGGATGAAGAAACTCCGGTGAGCCTTGCAAATAAAGAGTTTATAAGTAAATCGCTTGCCTATAACAAATTAGAGGAGTTAGATAATTTACTAGCTGAAAATAGATTGATTTTAAACAAAACACCCATTGAAATTTTAGGCAATGAACTGTCTATCAGATTTTTTTATTTCCATATATTTGATAGATCCTATCCTCGCTCAGGCTGGCCATTCCCAGAGATATCACTGGATTCGATCTATACTTATATTTATAAAATAGAAAGATTCATGGGCATTAACTTATCCCCCATCGCCAAAGTAGATTATGCCATCGCTATTAGTGTTCATCTCAAAAGAATCCAAAACGATCACCCGTTAAACCTTACAGAAAAACAACTACTGTATTGGCAACAGATCATAAATTTTTATGAAATCGAAAAGATGGATTTTACTGATTTAGAAACCATCCTTTCACAAGAAATCATGGTAAACGAAAAGTCGATTATTTTTTTATCTCTATTCCTTTGCTCCTTTACCTATTCAAAAAAAGAAGCTTTAGATAAAATTTTAAATTATTACAAAACTTTCCGTCCCATGCGATATAAGGCAGCTGAAGTTCTAGCCGAACTATCTAATGTAGATGAAAAAGATTCGAAATTTCTAACAGCAACCTTACTCGTTTTTTTTGGCAAGTACACATTTATTGGAAAAACAGCCTACATTCTCGAAATTGAGGAACACGAAAATAACAATAAAATAAATCGGATTGATAAGCAAAAAATAGAACAAAAACTATTGGAAGTGAGTGCGTATGCAGGTGACTTGGAATTCATTCGAGATAACATGAAAGCTATCCTACCCTACGTACACGAACTCCTCAACATTGCTTCATGGCTGAGTCAAGAACATGAAAAACTACATGTAAAGGTCATTTCTAAGAACGGCTATATGTGGGAGGAACTACTAAAATACCAAATCAGGCAACATTTTTCTGAAGAGTATCTTATCTTTTCAAATAATGATAATGGTTTAGGTGATATTGATTGTGACTTGATTATCACGGATTTCCCTATCTTAGAAAAAACTGCCGTTGAGATATTGACTTGGAACTCTCCACCAACAGATCTGGATTTCGAGATGTTACGAAAATTTATTAAGCTATAA
- a CDS encoding antibiotic biosynthesis monooxygenase family protein has product MHIETVSIEFETGNKEKMLQSVAHHKEEMADFEGFLGYEVWLKEGAIKSTVMNVSRWASKEQFTVWMKQHRDFHREMKRTGGGGGSELVVTRQTGSYDMISM; this is encoded by the coding sequence ATGCATATTGAAACAGTAAGCATAGAATTTGAAACGGGTAATAAGGAGAAAATGCTACAGTCCGTCGCACATCACAAAGAAGAAATGGCTGATTTTGAAGGCTTTTTAGGATATGAGGTTTGGTTGAAAGAAGGCGCGATAAAGTCGACGGTGATGAATGTATCGCGCTGGGCATCGAAGGAGCAGTTTACGGTGTGGATGAAGCAACATCGTGATTTCCACCGGGAAATGAAGCGAACTGGTGGTGGCGGTGGTTCTGAATTGGTTGTGACAAGGCAGACGGGATCGTATGATATGATTAGTATGTAA
- a CDS encoding Crp/Fnr family transcriptional regulator: MDFLTVHGLLLREPNLLATLLKKSNWKRRYKNGYEMKILEHGQNAFLDESGKIIHIIEGKLLQQITNEKTDKDAINAIWVKDDCVFHNVFQPNNYEYIALGDVTLEIYDAPAVLQEISKHPFFPDLLIDSLKRLEENFFQYSEMLTKNSDERIIDIIHKLSKKSKEGYCIPKFVNYTLLAKCCQITPRTAKSKLKELEKAHQIVQTDGNRVLLFETVTSGL, translated from the coding sequence ATGGATTTCCTTACAGTCCACGGGCTGTTACTAAGAGAGCCGAATTTATTAGCAACATTATTAAAAAAGTCTAATTGGAAACGAAGATATAAAAATGGTTATGAAATGAAAATTTTAGAACATGGGCAAAATGCATTTTTAGATGAATCTGGAAAGATCATTCATATTATAGAGGGAAAGCTTCTTCAACAAATTACTAATGAAAAAACAGATAAAGATGCAATTAATGCGATTTGGGTAAAAGATGACTGTGTTTTCCATAATGTGTTTCAGCCAAATAACTATGAATATATAGCGCTGGGAGATGTGACGTTAGAAATTTATGATGCTCCAGCAGTATTACAAGAAATATCGAAGCACCCTTTTTTTCCAGATCTTTTAATTGATAGTTTAAAGCGTTTAGAAGAAAATTTTTTTCAATATTCCGAAATGTTAACTAAGAATAGTGATGAGAGAATAATAGATATTATTCATAAGTTATCGAAGAAAAGTAAAGAAGGCTATTGTATTCCAAAATTCGTGAACTATACGTTACTCGCGAAATGTTGTCAGATTACACCACGGACGGCTAAAAGTAAGTTGAAAGAATTAGAAAAAGCACATCAAATAGTACAGACAGATGGTAATCGAGTACTGCTTTTTGAAACAGTTACTTCGGGTTTATAA